From the genome of Rubripirellula reticaptiva:
GTTCAGCCCGGCTTTCATTTTTGAACAGCTTGGGGGAAATCCGAACGGGCTTCACGCAATGCAGGTGATCAATTTTGTGCAGAACACCGGATGCGCGACCATGGCATCGATGTCGTTGTCAAAAAGTGAGGTCGGCGGAAAAGATCGTGTCGAAGCGAACAACTTCAAGGCACAGCGACACGAACGTGCTGCCTCAATTGGCGATATCAAGAGTTATATTTATGAAGGTTATCCCGTCGTGTTGATCGTTCAAATGGGAGGCGACTTTCAGTCCGATGCAAAAATCAATGCACCGTACAACTGGCGAGACGAACAAAACAAATTAACCGGTTATCACGCCATCGCCGCAGTCGGTTTCGATGATGCGAGAAAGGCTTTTTTGATTATGAATTCGTGGGGGACTCAGTGGAAAGACTGTGGTTTTTGTTGGGTGTCCTATGAAAACTTTGACCAGATCGATGATCAAAGTTGGTGTGCGGAAGCTCACGTCGTTGGTGTAAAAAATTATGCTCCGATTTACGTTTCGATGGAATCGAGCGGAGGTAGGCGATCGCGTTTTGGGCGTTCAAGCTACTACTCGGGGCGAACATTTCGGCTCGGTACTGATCGAAAAATTTACGAAGGACGCAGAGTCGTTTCGCCTGACCAATGGGTTTTTGATGACATCACATGCAACCGTAACAATCTTTATGCCCTTGGCCGCGATCAGACGGTTTATCGATTGAACGATGAAGCGTATGGGAATAGCTGGACTCACCTTGATGGTGGCATCATGGCGAATAAAAAAGTCACCATGATGGCAGGGGACCACTCGACTGAATTGCTGGTTCTTACGGATGGGCAGGAAATGTTCCAGTATGATCAGCGTGCCGGACGCTGGGATTTGGTGAAGCTGCCGAAAAAGGATGCCGAACCGGTCGATGTTCGCATCACCGCGGGTAAGATCTGTGCAACGACATCCGTTGGGGACGTTTTTACTCTTGATCAGAGCAATCACTGGTCGCTGGCACCGTAGATCGATGCCCTTTGCATTTGTCGCGTTTTATTGATTGGGCATCGTTCGCGCTACACGAAATCCTGAATAGGGATGATGCGATGTTGTTCGTGACAATTCGCGTTTGGCGTTTCGCATCGTCGTTGGAACATAAAAGACGGCGCTGCCGCGTTGAATGTTGATGTCTGCGCGTGAACGACTTGGATTCACATAGTCATCCATGACCACAGACAAATTAAAGTCCCTTGGCGGTGACGCTTCGCACCATTCCATGACGTTACCAAGGGTGTCGAAGAGTCCAAATCCGTTT
Proteins encoded in this window:
- a CDS encoding C1 family peptidase, which codes for MNYLSYMILTIAFLSGYSAHEVAGQGAKLTPPQLYQTIPTRAAREVSPESEPLNLEIASPVAEETASTQTPSELQDNAEIQFNVDEAPLLQSIPPEIDPRWGPDSEIKLPAQFDLVDYLPTPGEQTRNDCVAWAIAHSAYSCQIGQERRKRPTSDCDLFSPAFIFEQLGGNPNGLHAMQVINFVQNTGCATMASMSLSKSEVGGKDRVEANNFKAQRHERAASIGDIKSYIYEGYPVVLIVQMGGDFQSDAKINAPYNWRDEQNKLTGYHAIAAVGFDDARKAFLIMNSWGTQWKDCGFCWVSYENFDQIDDQSWCAEAHVVGVKNYAPIYVSMESSGGRRSRFGRSSYYSGRTFRLGTDRKIYEGRRVVSPDQWVFDDITCNRNNLYALGRDQTVYRLNDEAYGNSWTHLDGGIMANKKVTMMAGDHSTELLVLTDGQEMFQYDQRAGRWDLVKLPKKDAEPVDVRITAGKICATTSVGDVFTLDQSNHWSLAP